One Triticum dicoccoides isolate Atlit2015 ecotype Zavitan chromosome 5B, WEW_v2.0, whole genome shotgun sequence genomic window carries:
- the LOC119312064 gene encoding uncharacterized protein LOC119312064 isoform X1 produces MGMVLEAFAPYVMKMLVEMAQEEVGMLLGVSSEIESMDIMLGDLTNFLADADQRNLTDESVRDWVAQLTRAMYGATDIIDLCQLKAMESGQAYGMGCFNPLLFCIKEPFHAHDIGIRIKEFNRRLDAIRERGAAFNFVSLGSLEDHGGEVHTSYPCNRETSGELDQWNVVGEKIEEATEALVADIIKTRNEVNNDIAVVAIVGGCGIGKTTLAQKVFNDEAIQAGFDKRIWLSVNKNFQKAELLKTAIIEAGGDLLHHGNEALLVQRLGSSLEGKKVLLVMDDVWSPEPWDHVLRVPFLNGAVQGSRVLITTRNEGVARRMRAEHPYHRVDKLGPEDAWSLLKKQIISSEIDEPEIDMLKDIGLQIIANCGGLPLAVKVMGGLLCQRDRRQRDWEVLLNDSSPGYEMPKEINYSVYLSYEDLPPYLKQCFLHYSLLPTNTVFYENDIVGMWISEGFLHGNSQDLEGYLDLEDLGSEYYNKLIRRNLIEPDARYTSQRVCNMNDVVRSFAQSICRDEALVVAHNGDMYGYLSSRNFYRVSLQSKGLESDMLVWSLVQEQTSLRMLVSIGQIKLKPGDSLMAFPTLRILHIESTNAAAFVESLCQLKHLSYLSVAHTDVSSLPENINTMKFLQHINLQGCESFEKLPDGIIKLEQLRYLNLNDTGINVIPWGFHGLINLRKLYGFPAHMDGDWCSLEELRPLSQLREIGLKGLENIAAPSFAAQARLGEKVHLTYLKLECTSRSGGDELVKEGRGVFQDEEKQRIGAVFDRLAPPHCLSILDIQGYFGLQLPIWMRTTEVILLESLVVLTMVDLACCTQLPSRLCRLPNLRILKIQRAPAISRVGPEFLGAHEGHIQELIMFPRLRELVFFRMVEWEEWVWEKQVNAQAMPVLEELLLDNCKLSSLPPGLAFHARALKRLVITAAVNLSSLDSFASVVELDVYFTPQLRSITDLHELQKLTIAFCPKLERLIRVPAIRRLVLEDYDMETLPGYLQDVGNLGVLQLDCSAELLTSIALGKPGPEWKKYSHVKHVKAYAHDGGNRRKWYVLYTKHPYKLETNISQHSSKLAAVGKDEDKLIGKDEEYIIGINSLNDSVNEDNRELVGIHKPCEDLIKLLMCGDEKELKVVSICGTGGLGKTTIARAVYRKIANEFSCKAFVDVPRDPDIKVNIGTICGEVGCPRPKFEECDVQQLLDRLKIFFEEKRYLIILDGMWTTSVWDQILPALKENKHGSRIMITTQNASIAEHVGGLYHLPLLSYNDSNMLFFQRTLFGSERHCPPQFRELSKKMISRCGLLPLAIIVVTDLLPKVMVLDEWQKVCDSIEMGDNMENIRRVLQHTYDDLPQDLQRCLLCLGIFPEGYEIGRDSLVQRWIAENLICGERGQNLQELGESYFSELVKCNMIQPIEFDSSGRDLLYRVPAITLDFIVSLPVHKNFVTILPALQQQTDLSSKVERLSLQDSNERHDVLRATKTTGQVSSLSLFNGADLMQPLSKFQGLHVLYLQRCDSVKNEHLKGLESLDKLRYLVLGSSQITEIPKKTGELRHLQMLDLRATGVKELPSSIVKLTKLRCLLINRSTEVPDKIIGKLHALEELAEIDISKSPNILQEISTMPKLRVLSIALWSWDELHTTLLSDTLCKLTTKKLKHLSIFSYCLLDFKSKRESDLKPLQKLEKLEIQGSIFDKLPHWISSLTVLRSLSIEIYSFGKDTLEILGKLEHLVFLSLVAKRSAGEKLVIVKNTFCTLKTFLLFNRAMAIGFEKGAMEKLQSLKLTLQASLTKTDDLCLGLDTLSSLQHVHVEIICFSATNGAVKVAETAIRSMIGNNPGKPRLEMKRIMEGYMEEDKKEESECEIEVEDEDQEALCVTKPEEQTVTAKKKKSRRARKKNKRHH; encoded by the exons ATGGGGATGGTCCTTGAGGCTTTTGCACCCTACGTGATGAAAATGCTCGTGGAGATGGCACAAGAAGAGGTGGGGATGCTCCTCGGTGTCTCCAGCGAGATCGAGAGCATGGATATCATGCTCGGCGACCTCACGAACTTCCTTGCCGATGCCGATCAGCGGAACCTCACAGATGAATCCGTTCGGGACTGGGTTGCGCAACTCACACGCGCCATGTATGGGGCAACCGACATCATTGACCTCTGCCAGCTCAAGGCCATGGAAAGTGGTCAAGCTTATGGCATGGGGTGTTTTAATCCTTTGCTGTTCTGTATAAAGGAACCTTTCCATGCCCACGACATTGGCATCCGCATCAAGGAGTTCAACCGGAGGCTTGACGCAATCAGGGAGCGTGGCGCTGCATTCAACTTCGTAAGTCTTGGTTCCCTCGAGGACCATGGAGGCGAGGTGCACACATCTTATCCCTGCAATCGCGAGACTTCAGGAGAGCTTGACCAGTGGAATGTGGTTGGGGAGAAGATCGAAGAAGCCACAGAGGCATTAGTGGCCGATATCATAAAAACAAGAAATGAGGTCAACAACGACATCGCGGTAGTCGCCATCGTAGGCGGGTGTGGGATTGGCAAGACCACCCTTGCGCAGAAGGTCTTCAATGACGAGGCCATCCAAGCTGGGTTCGACAAGAGGATATGGCTGAGCGTCAACAAGAACTTCCAAAAGGCTGAGCTTCTGAAAACCGCAATCATCGAAGCCGGAGGTGACTTATTACATCATGGAAATGAGGCCTTGCTTGTGCAAAGGCTTGGCTCGTCCTTGGAAGGGAAGAAGGTCTTGCTGGTGATGGATGATGTTTGGAGCCCCGAACCATGGGACCATGTGCTCAGAGTACCATTTCTAAATGGTGCTGTGCAAGGTAGTCGAGTGCTCATCACCACGAGAAATGAAGGTGTTGCCCGTAGGATGAGAGCCGAGCATCCCTACCACCGTGTAGATAAATTAGGTCCAGAAGATGCCTGGTCATTGCTGAAGAAACAG ATAATCTCCAGCGAGATAGATGAACCCGAGATTGATATGCTAAAGGATATTGGATTGCAAATTATAGCAAATTGTGGTGGTTTGCCACTTGCTGTTAAAGTGATGGGAGGATTGTTGTGTCAGAGGGACAGGCGACAGCGTGACTGGGAGGTGCTTCTGAATGATTCAAGTCCAGGATATGAAATGCCCAAGGAGATAAACTACTCAGTGTACTTGAGCTATGAAGATCTGCCACCTTATCTGAAGCAGTGCTTTCTGCACTACTCACTTCTTCCTACAAATACAGTGTTCTATGAGAATGACATTGTTGGCATGTGGATTAGCGAAGGTTTTCTTCACGGAAACTCACAGGATTTGGAAGGTTATTTAGATTTGGAAGATTTAGGAAGTGAGTACTACAACAAGCTTATACGGAGGAACCTTATAGAGCCAGATGCAAGGTACactagtcaacgggtttgcaacatgaATGATGTTGTTCGCTCATTTGCTCAATCCATTTGTAGGGATGAGGCACTAGTAGTGGCTCACAATGGAGATATGTATGGTTATCTTAGTTCAAGAAACTTTTATCGGGTGTCTCTACAAAGCAAAGGATTGGAGTCAGATATGTTAGTCTGGAGTCTTGTACAAGAACAGACATCATTGCGAATGCTAGTATCAATTGGCCAGATAAAGCTTAAACCTGGTGATTCTTTGATGGCTTTTCCAACTCTGCGAATCCTACATATAGAATCCACAAATGCTGCTGCGTTTGTTGAATCTTTGTGTCAACTGAAGCACCTGAGCTATTTGTCTGTAGCACACACTGATGTATCTAGTCTTCCAGAAAACATCAACACGATGAAATTCTTGCAGCATATTAACCTCCAGGGCTGTGAAAGTTTTGAGAAACTTCCTGATGGCATTATAAAGCTAGAGCAGCTTAGGTATCTAAACCTTAATGACACAGGTATAAATGTTATACCTTGGGGTTTTCATGGTCTAATAAATTTGAGGAAATTATATGGGTTTCCAGCCCATATGGATGGTGACTGGTGTAGTCTGGAAGAGTTGAGGCCTCTTTCCCAGTTAAGAGAAATTGGATTGAAGGGTTTAGAGAATATAGCTGCTCCCTCATTTGCCGCACAGGCCAGGCTTGGTGAGAAGGTGCATCTTACCTACTTGAAGTTAGAGTGCACCAGCAGATCGGGAGGTGATGAGTTGGTTAAGGAAGGAAGAGGTGTTTTTCAGGATGAAGAAAAACAACGAATTGGGGCGGTGTTTGATAGGCTCGCCCCACCACACTGCTTAAGCATTCTTGACATCCAAGGATACTTTGGTCTGCAGCTCCCAATTTGGATGAGAACAAcagaagtgatccttcttgaaagcTTGGTTGTTCTGACGATGGTAGATTTGGCTTGCTGCACCCAGCTTCCATCTCGCTTGTGCCGGCTTCCCAACTTGAGGATCCTTAAGATTCAACGAGCCCCAGCCATCAGCCGTGTTGGGCCTGAATTCCTAGGAGCTCACGAAGGTCATATCCAAGAGTTGATCATGTTTCCTAGATTGCGTGAGCTGGTCTTCTTTCGAATGGTGGAGTGGGAGGAGTGGGTGTGGGAGAAGCAAGTAAATGCGCAAGCCATGCCTGTCCTGGAGGAGCTTCTGCTCGATAACTGCAAACTCAGTAGCCTTCCTCCTGgccttgccttccacgcaagggcTTTGAAACGACTGGTCATTACTGCGGCTGTAAACCTCAGCTCTCTTGATAGTTTTGCCTCTGTTGTTGAGCTTGACGTGTATTTCACTCCACAGCTGAGAAGTATAACTGATCTGCATGAACTCCAGAAGCTTACAATCGCATTCTGCCCAAAGCTCGAGAGATTGATTCGTGTTCCTGCAATCCGAAGACTTGTGCTGGAGGATTATGACATGGAAACACTCCCGGGATACCTTCAAGATGTAGGGAACCTGGGCGTTTTGCAGCTAGACTGCAGCGCAGAGCTTCTCACGTCCATAGCATTGGGCAAACCTGGACCAGAGTGGAAAAAGTACAGCCATGTCAAGCATGTCAAGGCATATGCACATGATGGGGGCAATCGAAGGAAATGGTACGTCTTATACACAAAACATCCCTACAAATTAGAGACGAACATCAGCCAACACTCATCCAAACTGGCAG CTGTTGGCAAAGATGAAGACAAGCTTATTGGCAAAGATGAAGAATACATTATTGGCATAAACAGCTTAAATGACTCAG TCAACGAAGATAACCGAGAACTTGTTGGAATTCATAAGCCATGCGAGGATCTAATCAAGTTGCTGATGTGTGGCGATGAGAAAGAACTAAAAGTGGTCTCCATTTGTGGAACTGGGGGTTTGGGTAAAACCACTATTGCACGTGCAGTTTATAGGAAGATTGCAAATGAATTCAGTTGTAAAGCTTTTGTTGACGTGCCCCGTGATCCTGACATAAAAGTGAATATTGGGACCATATGTGGTGAAGTTGGTTGTCCTCGTCCCAAGTTTGAAGAATGTGATGTTCAACAACTACTCGACCGACTCAAAATATTCTTTGAAGAGAAAAG GTACTTAATCATTTTGGATGGTATGTGGACCACATCAGTATGGGATCAAATTCTGCCTGCACTGAAAGAGAATAAACATGGAAGTAGAATAATGATTACAACTCAGAATGCCAGTATTGCTGAACATGTTGGTGGTCTTTATCATCTGCCACTTCTTTCTTACAATGATTCAAATATGTTATTCTTCCAAAGAACATTATTTGGGAGTGAACGTCATTGTCCTCCTCAATTTAGAGAATTGTCCAAGAAAATGATAAGCAGATGTGGACTGTTACCATTAGCCATCATTGTCGTAACTGATTTACTGCCTAAAGTTATGGTGTTAGATGAATGGCAAAAGGTGTGCGATTCTATTGAAATGGGTGACAATATGGAGAATATCAGAAGAGTTTTACAACACACTTAtgatgatctacctcaagatctccAGAGATGCTTGCTGTGTCTAGGTATTTTCCCAGAGGGCTATGAGATTGGAAGAGATAGTTTGGTGCAGAGATGGATAGCTGAAAATTTAATATGTGGGGAGCGTGGACAGAACTTACAGGAACTGGGTGAGAGTTATTTTTCTGAACTCGTAAAGTGTAACATGATCCAACCGATAGAATTTGACAGTTCTGGAAGGGATCTGCTTTACCGTGTACCTGCAATAACTCTTGATTTTATTGTCAGTTTGCCAGTTCACAAGAATTTTGTTACTATATTACCTGCCCTACAACAACAAACAGATCTCTCAAGCAAGGTAGAACGATTATCTCTCCAAGACAGCAATGAGCGACATGATGTGCTAAGAGCAACCAAGACCACTGGCCAAGTGAGTTCACTCTCTCTCTTTAATGGTGCTGATTTGATGCAGCCACTTTCAAAGTTTCAAGGGCTGCACGTGTTATATTTACAGAGATGTGATTCTGTGAAGAATGAACATCTTAAGGGTCTTGAGAGTTTGGATAAGCTGAGGTATCTGGTTCTAGGCAGCAGTCAGATTACTGAGATCCCAAAAAAGACCGGGGAACTACGCCATCTGCAGATGCTGGATTTGAGGGCAACTGGTGTAAAAGAGCTACCATCGAGTATTGTTAAGCTTACAAAACTACGGTGTCTGCTTATTAACAGATCCACAGAAGTGCCAGATAAGATTATCGGGAAACTACATGCTCTAGAAGAACTAGCGGAAATCGATATCTCCAAGTCTCCAAATATTCTGCAAGAGATTAGTACCATGCCAAAACTGAGGGTGCTCAGCATTGCCTTGTGGTCATGGGATGAGCTTCATACCACACTTCTGTCCGACACTCTCTGCAAATTGACTACGAAGAAACTCAAGCATCTATCTATTTTCTCTTACTGTTTACTAGATTTCAAGTCAAAAAGAGAGTCAGATTTAAAGCCACTCCAAAAACTTGAAAAGCTTGAGATACAGGGCAGCATATTTGATAAATTACCACATTGGATTAGCAGCCTCACTGTTCTCCGCTCCTTGTCCATTGAGATCTACTCCTTTGGAAAGGATACCCTTGAAATACTCGGGAAATTAGAGCATCTTGTTTTCCTATCCCTTGTTGCGAAGCGGAGTGCAGGAGAAAAGTTAGTGATTGTTAAAAATACATTCTGTACCCTGAAAACCTTCCTTCTGTTCAATCGTGCCATGGCGATCGGGTTCGAGAAAGGAGCTATGGAGAAACTTCAAAGTCTTAAGTTAACGCTGCAGGCGTCACTGACAAAAACGGATGATCTTTGTTTGGGCCTGGATACTCTCTCTTCACTTCAGCACGTCCATGTTGAAATTATCTGCTTTAGTGCCACCAATGGGGCTGTGAAGGTAGCTGAGACTGCAATCCGGAGCATGATTGGAAATAACCCTGGTAAGCCTAGACTTGAAATGAAAAGAATCATGGAGGGATATATGGAAGAAGATAAAAAGGAAGAGTCAGAATGTGAAATCGAGGTAGAAGATGAAGATCAAGAAGCACTCTGTGTGACAAAGCCGGAAGAACAGACCGTtacagcaaagaagaagaagagcaggagggcaaggaagaagaacaagaggcATCACTA G
- the LOC119312064 gene encoding putative disease resistance protein RGA3 isoform X2 — translation MGMVLEAFAPYVMKMLVEMAQEEVGMLLGVSSEIESMDIMLGDLTNFLADADQRNLTDESVRDWVAQLTRAMYGATDIIDLCQLKAMESGQAYGMGCFNPLLFCIKEPFHAHDIGIRIKEFNRRLDAIRERGAAFNFVSLGSLEDHGGEVHTSYPCNRETSGELDQWNVVGEKIEEATEALVADIIKTRNEVNNDIAVVAIVGGCGIGKTTLAQKVFNDEAIQAGFDKRIWLSVNKNFQKAELLKTAIIEAGGDLLHHGNEALLVQRLGSSLEGKKVLLVMDDVWSPEPWDHVLRVPFLNGAVQGSRVLITTRNEGVARRMRAEHPYHRVDKLGPEDAWSLLKKQIISSEIDEPEIDMLKDIGLQIIANCGGLPLAVKVMGGLLCQRDRRQRDWEVLLNDSSPGYEMPKEINYSVYLSYEDLPPYLKQCFLHYSLLPTNTVFYENDIVGMWISEGFLHGNSQDLEGYLDLEDLGSEYYNKLIRRNLIEPDARYTSQRVCNMNDVVRSFAQSICRDEALVVAHNGDMYGYLSSRNFYRVSLQSKGLESDMLVWSLVQEQTSLRMLVSIGQIKLKPGDSLMAFPTLRILHIESTNAAAFVESLCQLKHLSYLSVAHTDVSSLPENINTMKFLQHINLQGCESFEKLPDGIIKLEQLRYLNLNDTGINVIPWGFHGLINLRKLYGFPAHMDGDWCSLEELRPLSQLREIGLKGLENIAAPSFAAQARLGEKVHLTYLKLECTSRSGGDELVKEGRGVFQDEEKQRIGAVFDRLAPPHCLSILDIQGYFGLQLPIWMRTTEVILLESLVVLTMVDLACCTQLPSRLCRLPNLRILKIQRAPAISRVGPEFLGAHEGHIQELIMFPRLRELVFFRMVEWEEWVWEKQVNAQAMPVLEELLLDNCKLSSLPPGLAFHARALKRLVITAAVNLSSLDSFASVVELDVYFTPQLRSITDLHELQKLTIAFCPKLERLIRVPAIRRLVLEDYDMETLPGYLQDVGNLGVLQLDCSAELLTSIALGKPGPEWKKYSHVKHVKAYAHDGGNRRKWYVLYTKHPYKLETNISQHSSKLAAVGKDEDKLIGKDEEYIIGINSLNDSVNEDNRELVGIHKPCEDLIKLLMCGDEKELKVVSICGTGGLGKTTIARAVYRKIANEFSCKAFVDVPRDPDIKVNIGTICGEVGCPRPKFEECDVQQLLDRLKIFFEEKRYLIILDGMWTTSVWDQILPALKENKHGSRIMITTQNASIAEHVGGLYHLPLLSYNDSNMLFFQRTLFGSERHCPPQFRELSKKMISRCGLLPLAIIVVTDLLPKVMVLDEWQKVCDSIEMGDNMENIRRVLQHTYDDLPQDLQRCLLCLGIFPEGYEIGRDSLVQRWIAENLICGERGQNLQELGESYFSELVKCNMIQPIEFDSSGRDLLYRVPAITLDFIVSLPVHKNFVTILPALQQQTDLSSKVERLSLQDSNERHDVLRATKTTGQRCDSVKNEHLKGLESLDKLRYLVLGSSQITEIPKKTGELRHLQMLDLRATGVKELPSSIVKLTKLRCLLINRSTEVPDKIIGKLHALEELAEIDISKSPNILQEISTMPKLRVLSIALWSWDELHTTLLSDTLCKLTTKKLKHLSIFSYCLLDFKSKRESDLKPLQKLEKLEIQGSIFDKLPHWISSLTVLRSLSIEIYSFGKDTLEILGKLEHLVFLSLVAKRSAGEKLVIVKNTFCTLKTFLLFNRAMAIGFEKGAMEKLQSLKLTLQASLTKTDDLCLGLDTLSSLQHVHVEIICFSATNGAVKVAETAIRSMIGNNPGKPRLEMKRIMEGYMEEDKKEESECEIEVEDEDQEALCVTKPEEQTVTAKKKKSRRARKKNKRHH, via the exons ATGGGGATGGTCCTTGAGGCTTTTGCACCCTACGTGATGAAAATGCTCGTGGAGATGGCACAAGAAGAGGTGGGGATGCTCCTCGGTGTCTCCAGCGAGATCGAGAGCATGGATATCATGCTCGGCGACCTCACGAACTTCCTTGCCGATGCCGATCAGCGGAACCTCACAGATGAATCCGTTCGGGACTGGGTTGCGCAACTCACACGCGCCATGTATGGGGCAACCGACATCATTGACCTCTGCCAGCTCAAGGCCATGGAAAGTGGTCAAGCTTATGGCATGGGGTGTTTTAATCCTTTGCTGTTCTGTATAAAGGAACCTTTCCATGCCCACGACATTGGCATCCGCATCAAGGAGTTCAACCGGAGGCTTGACGCAATCAGGGAGCGTGGCGCTGCATTCAACTTCGTAAGTCTTGGTTCCCTCGAGGACCATGGAGGCGAGGTGCACACATCTTATCCCTGCAATCGCGAGACTTCAGGAGAGCTTGACCAGTGGAATGTGGTTGGGGAGAAGATCGAAGAAGCCACAGAGGCATTAGTGGCCGATATCATAAAAACAAGAAATGAGGTCAACAACGACATCGCGGTAGTCGCCATCGTAGGCGGGTGTGGGATTGGCAAGACCACCCTTGCGCAGAAGGTCTTCAATGACGAGGCCATCCAAGCTGGGTTCGACAAGAGGATATGGCTGAGCGTCAACAAGAACTTCCAAAAGGCTGAGCTTCTGAAAACCGCAATCATCGAAGCCGGAGGTGACTTATTACATCATGGAAATGAGGCCTTGCTTGTGCAAAGGCTTGGCTCGTCCTTGGAAGGGAAGAAGGTCTTGCTGGTGATGGATGATGTTTGGAGCCCCGAACCATGGGACCATGTGCTCAGAGTACCATTTCTAAATGGTGCTGTGCAAGGTAGTCGAGTGCTCATCACCACGAGAAATGAAGGTGTTGCCCGTAGGATGAGAGCCGAGCATCCCTACCACCGTGTAGATAAATTAGGTCCAGAAGATGCCTGGTCATTGCTGAAGAAACAG ATAATCTCCAGCGAGATAGATGAACCCGAGATTGATATGCTAAAGGATATTGGATTGCAAATTATAGCAAATTGTGGTGGTTTGCCACTTGCTGTTAAAGTGATGGGAGGATTGTTGTGTCAGAGGGACAGGCGACAGCGTGACTGGGAGGTGCTTCTGAATGATTCAAGTCCAGGATATGAAATGCCCAAGGAGATAAACTACTCAGTGTACTTGAGCTATGAAGATCTGCCACCTTATCTGAAGCAGTGCTTTCTGCACTACTCACTTCTTCCTACAAATACAGTGTTCTATGAGAATGACATTGTTGGCATGTGGATTAGCGAAGGTTTTCTTCACGGAAACTCACAGGATTTGGAAGGTTATTTAGATTTGGAAGATTTAGGAAGTGAGTACTACAACAAGCTTATACGGAGGAACCTTATAGAGCCAGATGCAAGGTACactagtcaacgggtttgcaacatgaATGATGTTGTTCGCTCATTTGCTCAATCCATTTGTAGGGATGAGGCACTAGTAGTGGCTCACAATGGAGATATGTATGGTTATCTTAGTTCAAGAAACTTTTATCGGGTGTCTCTACAAAGCAAAGGATTGGAGTCAGATATGTTAGTCTGGAGTCTTGTACAAGAACAGACATCATTGCGAATGCTAGTATCAATTGGCCAGATAAAGCTTAAACCTGGTGATTCTTTGATGGCTTTTCCAACTCTGCGAATCCTACATATAGAATCCACAAATGCTGCTGCGTTTGTTGAATCTTTGTGTCAACTGAAGCACCTGAGCTATTTGTCTGTAGCACACACTGATGTATCTAGTCTTCCAGAAAACATCAACACGATGAAATTCTTGCAGCATATTAACCTCCAGGGCTGTGAAAGTTTTGAGAAACTTCCTGATGGCATTATAAAGCTAGAGCAGCTTAGGTATCTAAACCTTAATGACACAGGTATAAATGTTATACCTTGGGGTTTTCATGGTCTAATAAATTTGAGGAAATTATATGGGTTTCCAGCCCATATGGATGGTGACTGGTGTAGTCTGGAAGAGTTGAGGCCTCTTTCCCAGTTAAGAGAAATTGGATTGAAGGGTTTAGAGAATATAGCTGCTCCCTCATTTGCCGCACAGGCCAGGCTTGGTGAGAAGGTGCATCTTACCTACTTGAAGTTAGAGTGCACCAGCAGATCGGGAGGTGATGAGTTGGTTAAGGAAGGAAGAGGTGTTTTTCAGGATGAAGAAAAACAACGAATTGGGGCGGTGTTTGATAGGCTCGCCCCACCACACTGCTTAAGCATTCTTGACATCCAAGGATACTTTGGTCTGCAGCTCCCAATTTGGATGAGAACAAcagaagtgatccttcttgaaagcTTGGTTGTTCTGACGATGGTAGATTTGGCTTGCTGCACCCAGCTTCCATCTCGCTTGTGCCGGCTTCCCAACTTGAGGATCCTTAAGATTCAACGAGCCCCAGCCATCAGCCGTGTTGGGCCTGAATTCCTAGGAGCTCACGAAGGTCATATCCAAGAGTTGATCATGTTTCCTAGATTGCGTGAGCTGGTCTTCTTTCGAATGGTGGAGTGGGAGGAGTGGGTGTGGGAGAAGCAAGTAAATGCGCAAGCCATGCCTGTCCTGGAGGAGCTTCTGCTCGATAACTGCAAACTCAGTAGCCTTCCTCCTGgccttgccttccacgcaagggcTTTGAAACGACTGGTCATTACTGCGGCTGTAAACCTCAGCTCTCTTGATAGTTTTGCCTCTGTTGTTGAGCTTGACGTGTATTTCACTCCACAGCTGAGAAGTATAACTGATCTGCATGAACTCCAGAAGCTTACAATCGCATTCTGCCCAAAGCTCGAGAGATTGATTCGTGTTCCTGCAATCCGAAGACTTGTGCTGGAGGATTATGACATGGAAACACTCCCGGGATACCTTCAAGATGTAGGGAACCTGGGCGTTTTGCAGCTAGACTGCAGCGCAGAGCTTCTCACGTCCATAGCATTGGGCAAACCTGGACCAGAGTGGAAAAAGTACAGCCATGTCAAGCATGTCAAGGCATATGCACATGATGGGGGCAATCGAAGGAAATGGTACGTCTTATACACAAAACATCCCTACAAATTAGAGACGAACATCAGCCAACACTCATCCAAACTGGCAG CTGTTGGCAAAGATGAAGACAAGCTTATTGGCAAAGATGAAGAATACATTATTGGCATAAACAGCTTAAATGACTCAG TCAACGAAGATAACCGAGAACTTGTTGGAATTCATAAGCCATGCGAGGATCTAATCAAGTTGCTGATGTGTGGCGATGAGAAAGAACTAAAAGTGGTCTCCATTTGTGGAACTGGGGGTTTGGGTAAAACCACTATTGCACGTGCAGTTTATAGGAAGATTGCAAATGAATTCAGTTGTAAAGCTTTTGTTGACGTGCCCCGTGATCCTGACATAAAAGTGAATATTGGGACCATATGTGGTGAAGTTGGTTGTCCTCGTCCCAAGTTTGAAGAATGTGATGTTCAACAACTACTCGACCGACTCAAAATATTCTTTGAAGAGAAAAG GTACTTAATCATTTTGGATGGTATGTGGACCACATCAGTATGGGATCAAATTCTGCCTGCACTGAAAGAGAATAAACATGGAAGTAGAATAATGATTACAACTCAGAATGCCAGTATTGCTGAACATGTTGGTGGTCTTTATCATCTGCCACTTCTTTCTTACAATGATTCAAATATGTTATTCTTCCAAAGAACATTATTTGGGAGTGAACGTCATTGTCCTCCTCAATTTAGAGAATTGTCCAAGAAAATGATAAGCAGATGTGGACTGTTACCATTAGCCATCATTGTCGTAACTGATTTACTGCCTAAAGTTATGGTGTTAGATGAATGGCAAAAGGTGTGCGATTCTATTGAAATGGGTGACAATATGGAGAATATCAGAAGAGTTTTACAACACACTTAtgatgatctacctcaagatctccAGAGATGCTTGCTGTGTCTAGGTATTTTCCCAGAGGGCTATGAGATTGGAAGAGATAGTTTGGTGCAGAGATGGATAGCTGAAAATTTAATATGTGGGGAGCGTGGACAGAACTTACAGGAACTGGGTGAGAGTTATTTTTCTGAACTCGTAAAGTGTAACATGATCCAACCGATAGAATTTGACAGTTCTGGAAGGGATCTGCTTTACCGTGTACCTGCAATAACTCTTGATTTTATTGTCAGTTTGCCAGTTCACAAGAATTTTGTTACTATATTACCTGCCCTACAACAACAAACAGATCTCTCAAGCAAGGTAGAACGATTATCTCTCCAAGACAGCAATGAGCGACATGATGTGCTAAGAGCAACCAAGACCACTGGCCAA AGATGTGATTCTGTGAAGAATGAACATCTTAAGGGTCTTGAGAGTTTGGATAAGCTGAGGTATCTGGTTCTAGGCAGCAGTCAGATTACTGAGATCCCAAAAAAGACCGGGGAACTACGCCATCTGCAGATGCTGGATTTGAGGGCAACTGGTGTAAAAGAGCTACCATCGAGTATTGTTAAGCTTACAAAACTACGGTGTCTGCTTATTAACAGATCCACAGAAGTGCCAGATAAGATTATCGGGAAACTACATGCTCTAGAAGAACTAGCGGAAATCGATATCTCCAAGTCTCCAAATATTCTGCAAGAGATTAGTACCATGCCAAAACTGAGGGTGCTCAGCATTGCCTTGTGGTCATGGGATGAGCTTCATACCACACTTCTGTCCGACACTCTCTGCAAATTGACTACGAAGAAACTCAAGCATCTATCTATTTTCTCTTACTGTTTACTAGATTTCAAGTCAAAAAGAGAGTCAGATTTAAAGCCACTCCAAAAACTTGAAAAGCTTGAGATACAGGGCAGCATATTTGATAAATTACCACATTGGATTAGCAGCCTCACTGTTCTCCGCTCCTTGTCCATTGAGATCTACTCCTTTGGAAAGGATACCCTTGAAATACTCGGGAAATTAGAGCATCTTGTTTTCCTATCCCTTGTTGCGAAGCGGAGTGCAGGAGAAAAGTTAGTGATTGTTAAAAATACATTCTGTACCCTGAAAACCTTCCTTCTGTTCAATCGTGCCATGGCGATCGGGTTCGAGAAAGGAGCTATGGAGAAACTTCAAAGTCTTAAGTTAACGCTGCAGGCGTCACTGACAAAAACGGATGATCTTTGTTTGGGCCTGGATACTCTCTCTTCACTTCAGCACGTCCATGTTGAAATTATCTGCTTTAGTGCCACCAATGGGGCTGTGAAGGTAGCTGAGACTGCAATCCGGAGCATGATTGGAAATAACCCTGGTAAGCCTAGACTTGAAATGAAAAGAATCATGGAGGGATATATGGAAGAAGATAAAAAGGAAGAGTCAGAATGTGAAATCGAGGTAGAAGATGAAGATCAAGAAGCACTCTGTGTGACAAAGCCGGAAGAACAGACCGTtacagcaaagaagaagaagagcaggagggcaaggaagaagaacaagaggcATCACTA G